From one Pieris brassicae chromosome 5, ilPieBrab1.1, whole genome shotgun sequence genomic stretch:
- the LOC123710417 gene encoding mitochondrial carrier homolog 2-like — protein MDEIEKEKISALPSQLLVTTICHPMEYAKVLIQLGYEPLPPRRSTTLFGRPAMILPNVFQYIKHIKKSDGFFGCYRGLSARILGLVASSQLSSKVIYVCGIDLPEMNDPPNIVNDDEPKFEDYYKLARRDMIMHSASVVVSYPFHVVTVRMMASFVGKEEDYSSLIGAIVSIYRDDGILGFFHGIVPKLMGDLVCVTITGVLAYYVNKYIVKTKDLRYYTVPLLTFITSTFTYPLMVVSTCMAVVGSSLKAGNPPAMPKYPSWQACWKDLVRNKQHKRGSSLIFRYYIAPIAAIQ, from the coding sequence ATGGATGAAATTGAAAAGGAAAAGATATCGGCTTTGCCATCACAACTACTAGTCACTACAATATGCCACCCCATGGAATACGCAAAGGTTTTGATACAATTGGGCTACGAACCTTTACCGCCGCGCCGATCTACTACTCTGTTTGGAAGGCCTGCCATGATATTACCTAATGTTTTTCAATACATCAAGCACATTAAGAAGTCCGATGGTTTCTTTGGATGTTACCGAGGCCTTTCAGCTAGAATACTTGGTTTGGTCGCCTCCAGTCAGCTGTCCTCAAAGGTAATTTATGTTTGCGGCATTGACTTGCCCGAAATGAATGATCCTCCTAACATTGTCAATGATGATGAGCCTAAATTTGAAGACTACTATAAGTTAGCTCGTCGCGATATGATTATGCACAGTGCCTCTGTTGTTGTTTCCTACCCTTTTCATGTGGTAACTGTAAGAATGATGGCTTCATTTGTTGGTAAAGAAGAGGACTACAGCTCTTTAATAGGAGCTATTGTGTCAATATATAGGGATGACGGTATACTAGGATTCTTCCATGGAATAGTACCCAAGTTGATGGGTGATTTGGTTTGTGTAACCATTACTGGGGTTCTGGCATATTatgttaacaaatatattgtaaagacTAAGGACCTGAGATACTATACTGTACCTTTGCTCACTTTTATTACAAGTACTTTTACTTATCCCTTGATGGTTGTCTCCACTTGCATGGCTGTAGTAGGCAGCAGTCTTAAGGCTGGAAACCCACCTGCTATGCCTAAGTATCCTTCATGGCAAGCTTGCTGGAAGGATCTAGTAAGAAATAAGCAGCACAAGAGAGGTTCGTCACTAATCTTTAGATACTACATTGCTCCAATTGCagcaatacaataa